A DNA window from Vigna unguiculata cultivar IT97K-499-35 chromosome 10, ASM411807v1, whole genome shotgun sequence contains the following coding sequences:
- the LOC114166783 gene encoding protein yippee-like At4g27745 isoform X3, translated as MAELMGSRAYCCFRCQNLVAFHDDIVSKDFQATNGRAFLFSHAMNIVLGPKEDRQLITGLHTVADVYCSDCGEELGWKYVKAFEETQKYKEGKCVLEKFKIVKGNG; from the exons ATGGCGGAGTTGATGGGATCACGGGCATACTGCTGCTTTAGGTGCCAGAACCTTGTTGCTTTCCATGATGATATTGTTTCCAAAGATTTCCAG GCAACAAATGGTAGAGCATTTTTATTCTCTCACGCAATGAACATTGTTTTGGGTCCTAAAGAGGATAGACAGCTTATCACTGGTCTTCACACAGTGGCTGATGTGTATTGCTCTGATTGTGGAGAGGAACTTGGCTGGAAATATGTTAAAGCTTTCGAGGAAACACAGAAGTACAAAGAAGGAAAATGTGTGCTAGAGAAGTTCAAGATAGTCAAGGGCAATGGATAG